From the genome of Vicia villosa cultivar HV-30 ecotype Madison, WI linkage group LG2, Vvil1.0, whole genome shotgun sequence, one region includes:
- the LOC131653266 gene encoding probable LRR receptor-like serine/threonine-protein kinase At3g47570, which produces MHASYVLPHSYQIHSINFFLHQMKPLSLLAPVLFYLHLLFLFTLNVMWVGPNQIVAVTLGNQTDHLALLKFKESISSYPYGTLESWNTSIHFCKWHGITCSPMHQRVIDLNLEGNQLHGSLSPYVGNLSFLISLNLNNNSFFGEIPQELGQLLQLQQLRLSHNSFAGEIPTNLTYCSNLKGLILVGNNLIGKIPIEIGSLKKLQAFNLLKNNLTGGIPSFIGNLSRLNFLVFDYNNLEGHIPQEVCRLTNVSILSWGRNNLSGMIPPCVYNISSLTMLLTALNNIHGSLPPNMFHTLPNLQHFQIGGNQISGTIPTSIINSSSIVKIDMSRNFFVGQVPNLDRLKDLIYLNLEFNNLGGNSTNDLYFFKSLTNCSKLSLVSISDNSFGGTLPNAIGNLSTELNMLHLGFNEISGKIPAELGNLVGLIALPMSFNHFEGIIPTTFGKFQKMQQLQMGGNKLIGNIPPFIGNLSQLYYLDLQLNMFDGNIPPSIVNCQQLQYLDFSQNKLIGTIPLEVFKLSSLSILLNLSHNFLSGILPREVGMLKNIGSLDVSGNHLSGDIPTTIGECTSLEYILLQANFFNGTIPSTLASLKGLRYLDLSRNHLTGSIPDIMQNISVLEHINVSFNMLEGEVPIDGVFRNASQIAIFGNNKLCGGILQLHLQPCPIKGRRQENHHKFKLIVLIVSGVCFILILSFAITIYLMKKRNKKQSSDSASIDQLAKVSYQDLHRGTNGFSNENLIGSGSFGSVYKGNLVSEDSVVAVKVLNLQKKGAHKSFIVECNALKNIRHRNVVKILTCCVSTDYKGQEFRALVFDYMKNGSLEQWLHPEILNVEHPPKLNLGHRLIIIIDVASALQYLHQECEQVVIHSDLKPSNVLLDDDMVAHVSDFGIARLVSAIDATSPKNTSTVGIKGTVGYTPPEYGMGSKVSTCGDMYSFGILLLEVLTGRRPTDETFENGQNLHNFVARSFPDNLIEILDPCLVPSYGEVEIEDGYHQNLAPNVEEGLVSLFRIGLTCSMESPKERMNIVVVTRELSIIKKTFFPGVH; this is translated from the exons ATGCATGCTTCTTATGTATTACCACATAGTTATCAAATCCACAGCATAAACTTCTTTCTGCACCAAATGAAGCCTCTTTCTTTATTGGCACCTGTACTCTTCTaccttcatcttctttttctgttTACCTTAAATGTAATGTGGGTTGGTCCAAACCAAATTGTGGCAGTAACATTAGGAAACCAAACAGATCATTTGGCATTACTCAAATTCAAAGAATCAATATCTAGTTATCCATATGGAACTCTTGAATCTTGGAATACTTCCATCCACTTCTGCAAGTGGCATGGAATCACATGCAGCCCCATGCATCAAAGAGTTATAGACTTGAACTTAGAAGGAAATCAGTTACACGGATCTTTATCTCCCTATGTTGGCAATCTCTCTTTTCTGATAAGTCTCAACCTTAACAACAACAGCTTCTTTGGAGAAATACCACAGGAGTTGGGCCAGTTGCTACAATTGCAACAACTTCGTCTTTCCCATAACTCGTTCGCAGGTGAAATTCCTACAAACTTGACATATTGCTCCAATCTCAAAGGCTTGATTTTGGTAGGAAACAATTTGATTGGAAAAATACCGATTGAAATTGGCTCTTTGAAAAAGCTTCAAGCATTCaaccttttgaaaaataatttaactgGAGGAATCCCCTCATTCATAGGGAATCTTTCACGCTTAAATTTTTTAGTATTTGACTATAACAACTTAGAGGGACATATTCCACAAGAAGTATGTCGCCTCACAAACGTGTCAATTTTAAGTTGGGGTAGGAACAATTTATCTGGTATGATTCCCCCTTGTGTTTACAATATCTCGTCACTTACTATGCTGTTAACAGCATTAAATAATATTCATGGTTCTCTTCCACCCAATATGTTCCACACCCTCCCCAATCTCCAACATTTTCAAATTGGCGGGAATCAAATCTCTGGCACTATTCCAACTTCAATTATAAATTCATCTTCCATTGTAAAGATTGATATGAGTCGAAATTTTTTTGTTGGACAAGTTCCAAATCTCGATAGGCtaaaagatttgatttatttgaatttggaATTCAACAATTTAGGTGGAAATTCAACTAatgatttgtatttttttaaatctttgaCAAATTGTAGTAAATTGTCTCTGGTTTCTATATCCGATAATAGTTTTGGTGGCACTCTGCCAAATGCCATAGGCAATTTATCCACTGAACTCAATATGCTACATCTTGGGTTTAATGAGATATCAGGAAAAATTCCTGCAGAGTTAGGAAATCTAGTTGGTTTAATTGCCTTGCCCATGTCATTCAACCACTTTGAGGGAATTATTCCAACTACTTTTGGGAAGTTCCAAAAGATGCAACAATTACAAATGGGTGGAAACAAGCTGATAGGAAATATACCACCCTTTATCGGCAATCTCAGTCAATTGTATTATTTGGATTTACAACTTAATATGTTTGATGGAAATATTCCTCCAAGTATAGTAAACTGCCAACAATTACAATATCTAGATTTTTCGCAAAATAAGCTTATAGGAACCATACCTTTAGAGGTTTTTAAGCTTTCTTCTTTATCAATCTTGTTGAATTTGTCACATAACTTTTTGAGTGGAATCTTACCGAGAGAAGTTGGCATGCTTAAAAATATTGGTTCGCTGGATGTCTCTGGGAATCATCTATCTGGAGATATTCCTACAACAATCGGTGAATGCACAAGCTTAGAGTATATCCTTTTGCAAGCAAACTTCTTTAATGGAACAATACCATCTACTTTGGCTTCTCTCAAAGGTCTTCGGTATTTAGACCTTTCAAGAAATCATTTGACAGGATCAATTCCTGATATTATGCAAAATATCTCAGTTTTGGAACATATTAATGTTTCTTTTAACATGTTGGAAGGCGAGGTACCAATAGATGGTGTCTTTAGAAACGCAAGCCAAATAGCaatttttggaaacaataagCTTTGTGGAGGAATTTTACAGCTGCATCTACAACCATGCCCTATAAAAGGTAGGAGACAGGAAAATCACCATAAATTCAAGTTGATAGTACTGATAGTTAGTGGAGTTTGTTTTATTCTCATACTTTCATTTGCTATAACTATCTACttgatgaagaaaagaaataaaaaacaatcATCGGATTCAGCATCAATTGATCAACTAGCTAAGGTTTCATACCAAGACTTGCATCGAGGAACTAATGGTTTCTCGAATGAAAACTTGATCGGATCAGGGAGTTTTGGTTCTGTGTATAAAGGAAATCTTGTATCAGAAGATAGTGTTGTTGCCGTAAAGGTCCTGAACCTTCAAAAGAAGGGAGCTCACAAGAGTTTCATTGTTGAATGTAATGCACTCAAAAACATAAGGCATCGAAATGTAGTCAAGATTTTAACATGCTGTGTTAGTACGGATTACAAAGGTCAAGAATTTAGAGCTCTAGTCTTTGATTACATGAAAAATGGAAGCTTAGAACAATGGCTGCATCCCGAAATTCTAAATGTTGAGCATCCACCAAAATTGAACCTTGGTCATAGATTAATCATCATTATCGATGTTGCATCTGCATTACAGTATCTTCATCAAGAATGTGAGCAAGTAGTCATTCATTCTGATCTAAAGCCAAGCAATGTTCTTCTTGATGATGACATGGTTGCTCATGTGAGTGATTTTGGCATAGCAAGACTTGTCTCAGCCATTGACGCTACCTCTCCTAAGAATACTAGTACAGTTGGAATAAAAGGGACAGTTGGCTATACTCCTCCAG AGTATGGAATGGGTTCTAAAGTGTCCACATGTGGTGACATGTATAGCTTTGGAATCCTTCTGTTGGAAGTTCTTACCGGTAGAAGACCCACCGATGAAACTTTTGAAAACGGTCAAAATCTGCATAACTTTGTTGCAAGATCATTTCCTGATAATCTTATAGAGATTTTGGACCCATGTCTTGTACCTAGTTATGGAGAAGTTGAAATAGAAGATGGATATCATCAGAATCTTGCTCCAAATGTAGAGGAGGGTTTAGTTTCCCTTTTTAGGATTGGACTTACTTGTTCAATGGAGTCACCTAAAGAAAGAATGAATATTGTTGTTGTCACTAGGGAGCTTAGCATAATCAAAAAGACCTTTTTTCCAG GTGTTCACTAG
- the LOC131653267 gene encoding probable LRR receptor-like serine/threonine-protein kinase At3g47570, with protein MDACYVLPHTYQIQIKSYNIHLLLFHQMKPFSLLAYLHVVFLFTVNLIWFGPNKIVAVSLGNQTDYLALLKFKESISSYPYGTLESWNTSIHFCKWHGITCSPMHQRVIDLNLEGYQLHGSLSPHVGNLSYLINLNLNNNSFFGEIPQELGRLLQLQQLHLADNSFTGEIPTNLTYCSNLKGLFLAGNSLIGKIPIEIGSLRKLQSFNFWKNNLTGGIPSFIGNLSFLTVLVFDYNNLEGDIPQEICALKNLTILTGAVNNLSGMIPSCLYNMSSLTALVTEKNKIYGSLPPNLFHTLPKLEHFLIGGNQFSGPIPTSIINASSFVEFDISQNQFVGQVPNLERLKDLQYLNLEYNHLGGNSTNDLEFLHSLANCTKLYMFSMFHNNFQGVLPKAIGNLSIELNELYLGFNNISGKIPAELGYLTGLTLLGLQFNHFEGTIPTTFGKFQKMQQLQLDGNKLLGNIPPFIGNLSQLYYLDLHHNMFNGDIPPSIGNCQQLQYLELSWNKLRGTIPLEVFNLSSLSNTLDLSHNYLSGSLPREMSMLKNIDMLDVSENHLSGVIPTSIGECIGLEYLLLQGNSFNGTIPSTFASLKGLQYLDLSRNRLTGSIPDVMQNISILTYLNVSFNMLEGEVPIDGVFGNATQISLIGNNKLCGGISQLHLPPCPIKGRKQAKHHKFKLIAVIVSVVSFLLILLFVITIYWMRKRNPNRSFDSPTIDQLAKISYQDLHRGTNGFSNENLIGSGSFGSVYKGNLMSEDNVVAVKVLNLQKKGAHKSFIVECNALKNIRHRNLVKILTCCVSTDYKGQEFKALVFDYMKNGSLEQWLHPEILNAEHPKTLNLGHRLNIIIDVASALHYLHQDCEQVVIHSDLKPSNVLLDDDMVAHVSDFGIAKLVSAIGGTSHKNTSTIGLKGTVGYTPPEYGMGSEVSTSGDMYSFGIFLLEVLTGRRPTDEAFENGQNLHDFVAVSFPDNVIKILDPHLIFRDGEVEIEDGNHENLAPNIEEGLVSLLRIGLTCSMESPKERMNIGDVTRELTIIKNAFFPGVDTHNKYLKLD; from the exons ATGGATGCTTGTTATGTATTACCTCATACTTATCAAATCCAAATAAAGTCATATAACATACACCTCTTACTATTCCACCAAATGAAGCCTTTTTCTTTGTTGGCATACCTTCATGTTGTTTTTCTGTTTACTGTAAATTTAATTTGGTTTGGTCCAAACAAAATTGTGGCAGTATCATTAGGAAACCAAACAGATTATTTGGCATTGCTCAAATTTAAAGAATCAATATCTAGTTATCCGTATGGAACTCTTGAATCTTGGAATACTTCCATCCACTTCTGCAAGTGGCATGGGATCACATGCAGCCCCATGCACCAAAGAGTTATAGACTTGAACTTAGAAGGATATCAATTACATGGATCTTTATCTCCTCATGTTGGCAATCTCTCTTATCTGATAAATCTCAACCTTAACAACAACAGCTTCTTCGGAGAAATACCACAGGAGTTGGGTCGGTTGCTGCAATTACAACAACTTCATCTTGCTGATAACTCGTTTACAGGTGAAATTCCTACAAACTTGACATATTGTTCCAATCTCAAAGGCTTGTTTTTGGCAGGGAACAGTTTGATTGGCAAAATACCAATTGAAATTGGCTCTTTGAGAAAGCTTCAATCGTTCAACTTTTggaaaaataatttaaccggAGGAATCCCTTCATTCATTGGGAATCTTTCATTCTTAACTGTTTTGGTATTTGACTATAACAACTTAGAGGGAGATATTCCCCAAGAAATATGTGCCCTCAAAAACTTGACAATTTTAACTGGCGCTGTGAATAATTTGTCTGGTATGATTCCTTCTTGTCTTTACAATATGTCATCACTTACTGCGCTCGTCACAGAAAAGAATAAGATTTATGGTTCTCTTCCACCCAACTTGTTCCACACCCTCCCCAAGCTCGAACATTTTTTAATTGGAGGGAATCAATTCTCTGGCCCAATTCCAACTTCAATTATAAATGCATCTTCCTTTGTAGAATTTGATATCAGTCAAAATCAATTTGTCGGACAAGTTCCAAAtctagaaaggctaaaagatctGCAATATTTGAATTTGGAATACAATCATTTAGGTGGCAATTCAACTAATGATTTGGAATTTTTACATTCTTTGGCAAACTGTACTAAGTTGTATATGTTTTCTATGTTCCATAATAATTTTCAAGGTGTTCTCCCAAAGGCCATAGGAAATTTATCCATTGAACTCAATGAACTATATCTTGGGTTTAATAATATATCAGGAAAAATTCCTGCAGAATTAGGATATCTTACTGGCTTAACTCTCTTGGGCTTGCAATTCAACCACTTTGAAGGAACGATTCCAACTACTTTTGGGAAGTTCCAAAAGATGCAACAATTACAATTGGATGGCAACAAGCTGTTAGGAAACATACCGCCCTTTATAGGCAATCTCAGTCAATTGTATTATTTGGATTTACATCATAATATGTTTAATGGAGATATTCCTCCAAGTATAGGGAACTGTCAACAATTACAATATCTAGAACTTTCGTGGAATAAGCTTAGAGGAACCATTCCTTTAGAGGTTTTTAACCTTTCTTCTTTATCAAACACATTGGATTTGTCACATAACTATTTGAGTGGTAGCTTACCAAGAGAAATGAGTATGCTAAAAAATATTGATATGCTAGATGTCTCTGAGAATCATCTATCGGGTGTTATTCCTACATCAATTGGTGAATGTATAGGCTTAGAATATCTTCTTTTGCAAGGAAACTCCTTTAATGGAACAATACCGTCTACTTTTGCTTCTCTCAAAGGCCTGCAATATTTAGACCTTTCAAGAAATCGATTGACCGGATCAATTCCCGATGTTATGCAAAACATCTCAATTTTAACATATTTGAATGTTTCTTTTAACATGTTGGAAGGTGAAGTACCAATAGATGGTGTGTTTGGAAATGCAACCCAAATATCACTTATTGGAAACAATAAGCTTTGTGGAGGTATTTCACAACTGCATCTACCACCATGCCCTATCAAGGGTAGGAAACAAGCAAAACACCATAAATTCAAATTGATAGCAGTGATAGTTAGTGTGGTTTCTTTTCTTCTAATACTTTTATTTGTTATAACTATCTACTGGATGAGAAAAAGAAATCCAAATAGGTCTTTTGATTCACCAACAATTGATCAACTAGCTAAGATTTCCTACCAAGACTTGCATCGAGGAACTAATGGTTTCTCGAATGAAAACTTGATCGGATCAGGAAGTTTTGGTTCTGTGTATAAAGGAAATCTTATGTCAGAAGATAATGTTGTTGCAGTAAAGGTCCTGAACCTCCAAAAGAAGGGAGCTCACAAGAGTTTCATTGTTGAATGTAATGCACTCAAAAACATACGACATCGAAATTTAGTCAAGATTTTAACATGTTGTGTTAGTACGGATTACAAAGGTCAAGAATTTAAAGCTCTAGTTTTTGATTACATGAAAAATGGAAGCTTAGAACAATGGTTGCATCCCGAGATTTTAAATGCTGAGCATCCAAAAACATTGAACCTTGGTCATAGATTAAACATCATTATCGATGTTGCATCTGCATTACATTATCTTCATCAAGATTGTGAGCAAGTGGTCATTCATTCTGATCTAAAGCCAAGCAATGTCCTTCTTGATGATGACATGGTTGCTCATGTGAGTGATTTTGGCATAGCTAAACTTGTCTCAGCCATTGGCGGTACCTCTCATAAGAATACTAGTACAATTGGATTAAAAGGAACTGTTGGCTATACTCCTCCAG AGTATGGAATGGGTTCTGAAGTGTCCACATCTGGGGACATGTACAGTTTTGGAATCTTTTTGTTGGAAGTTCTTACTGGTAGAAGACCCACCGATGAAGCTTTTGAAAATGGTCAAAATCTGCATGACTTTGTTGCAGTATCATTTCCAGATAATGTTATAAAGATTTTGGACCCACATCTTATATTTAGAGATGGAGAAGTAGAAATAGAAGATGGAAATCATGAGAATCTTGCTCCAAATATAGAGGAGGGATTAGTTTCACTTTTAAGGATTGGACTTACTTGTTCAATGGAATCACCAAAAGAAAGAATGAATATTGGTGATGTCACTAGAGAGCTTACCAtaatcaaaaatgcatttttcccTG GTGTTGACACTCATAACAAGTACCTAAAGCTGGACTAA